From one Mycobacteriales bacterium genomic stretch:
- a CDS encoding twin-arginine translocase TatA/TatE family subunit: MFNNLGWPEIAVLAVLAMLVFGPERLPKVAADAGRLIRELRRMASGVTNDIKSELGVDLDEIRRLDPRRFFDEMDEPLTVPHQPELAPGERPPYDPDAT; this comes from the coding sequence TTGTTCAACAACCTGGGGTGGCCGGAGATCGCGGTCCTCGCGGTCCTCGCCATGCTCGTGTTCGGCCCCGAGCGGCTGCCGAAGGTGGCCGCCGACGCGGGGCGGCTGATCCGCGAGCTGCGCCGGATGGCCTCCGGCGTCACCAACGACATCAAGAGCGAGCTCGGCGTCGACCTGGACGAGATCCGCCGGCTCGACCCGCGGCGGTTCTTCGACGAGATGGACGAGCCGCTGACCGTGCCGCATCAGCCGGAGCTGGCGCCCGGCGAGCGGCCGCCGTACGACCCCGACGCGACCTAG
- a CDS encoding trypsin-like peptidase domain-containing protein encodes MTQGFGRPDDTGETDLQWRPAPVAYPDDPYTQPVAPPEPPLPSDLAGWQPTEELWSPYSGRPRRRLGTGGTIAAAAVVAALVGGAVGAGGAWYAVRRSERTAVRDVSASLGAGVATPRDDAAPGSVAAIARNVVPSVVSIDVTTASGGGTGSGVILRRDGYVVTNNHVVGDAESITVTLADGTVAPATLVGTDPDTDLAVVKARVTGLPVATLGRSNALQVGDPVVAIGSPLGLKGTVTSGIISALNRSLDVPADSGGRPVVLVNAIQTDAAINPGNSGGALVDRAGRVIGINSAIASLGSALGGPSGSIGVGFAIPIDEARAVAEEIIRTGRATHPYLGISGNDLTPQTAQRFGLATQQGALVMQVTPGGPAERAGLRERDIIVRLGGTTITSMGDLIGAIRAHRIGEAVEVTFVRNGEQRSVRATLQQKPAG; translated from the coding sequence ATGACGCAGGGTTTCGGGCGGCCCGACGACACCGGCGAGACGGACCTGCAGTGGCGCCCGGCGCCGGTGGCGTACCCGGACGACCCGTACACGCAGCCGGTCGCGCCGCCCGAGCCGCCGCTGCCGTCCGACCTGGCCGGGTGGCAGCCCACCGAGGAGCTCTGGTCGCCGTACTCCGGCCGCCCGCGCCGCCGCCTCGGCACCGGCGGCACCATCGCGGCCGCGGCGGTCGTCGCCGCGCTGGTCGGCGGGGCGGTCGGCGCCGGGGGTGCCTGGTACGCCGTCCGCCGCTCCGAGCGCACGGCCGTCCGCGACGTCAGCGCCAGCCTCGGCGCCGGCGTCGCCACGCCGCGCGACGACGCGGCGCCCGGCTCGGTCGCCGCGATCGCCCGCAACGTCGTCCCCAGCGTCGTGAGCATCGACGTCACCACCGCGTCCGGCGGCGGCACCGGCTCCGGCGTGATCCTGCGCAGGGACGGCTACGTCGTCACCAACAACCACGTCGTCGGCGACGCCGAGAGCATCACGGTCACCCTCGCCGACGGCACCGTCGCGCCCGCGACGCTCGTCGGCACCGACCCCGACACCGACCTCGCCGTCGTCAAGGCGCGGGTGACCGGGCTGCCGGTGGCGACGCTGGGGCGTTCCAACGCCCTCCAGGTCGGCGACCCGGTCGTCGCGATCGGCTCGCCGCTCGGCCTCAAGGGCACCGTGACGAGCGGCATCATCAGCGCGCTGAACCGGTCGCTCGACGTCCCCGCCGACAGCGGCGGCCGCCCCGTCGTGCTGGTCAACGCGATCCAGACCGACGCCGCGATCAACCCCGGCAACTCCGGCGGCGCGCTGGTCGACCGGGCCGGCCGGGTCATCGGCATCAACTCCGCGATCGCCTCGCTCGGCTCGGCGCTGGGCGGCCCGTCCGGGTCGATCGGCGTCGGCTTCGCCATCCCGATCGACGAGGCGCGCGCCGTCGCCGAGGAGATCATCCGCACCGGCCGCGCCACGCACCCGTACCTCGGCATCAGCGGCAACGACCTCACGCCGCAGACCGCGCAGCGGTTCGGCCTGGCCACGCAGCAGGGCGCGCTCGTCATGCAGGTCACGCCCGGCGGGCCGGCCGAGCGCGCCGGCCTGCGCGAGCGGGACATCATCGTCCGGCTCGGCGGGACCACGATCACGAGCATGGGCGACCTCATCGGCGCGATCCGCGCGCACCGGATCGGCGAGGCGGTGGAGGTGACGTTCGTGCGCAACGGCGAGCAGCGGAGCGTGCGAGCGACCCTCCAGCAGAAGCCGGCCGGGTAG
- a CDS encoding Mrp/NBP35 family ATP-binding protein has protein sequence MPTVEQVTAALATVQDPEIHRPITELGMVESVDIAPDGVVSVRVLLTVAGCPLKDKITNDVTNAVGALDGVTGVRLDLGVMNDEQRAALQTQLRGGQAAREIPFAQPGSLTRVYAVASGKGGVGKSSVTANLAVAMAASGLKVGVVDADIYGFSIPRMLGAVDLRPTQVESMIMPPTAHGVKVISIGMFVQGNQPVVWRGPMLHRALQQFLSDVFWGDLDVLLCDLPPGTGDIAISVAQLIPSAEILVVTTPQLAAREVAERAGSIAVQTRQRLAGVVENMAGLACPHCGEHVDVFGSGGGQAVADALTRTVGAPVPLLGQVPIDVRLREGGDNGVPLVLADPDTAAAKELRRIAEQLGTRQRGLAGRSLGLSPA, from the coding sequence ATGCCTACTGTCGAGCAGGTCACCGCAGCCCTGGCCACCGTCCAGGACCCGGAGATCCACCGCCCGATCACCGAGCTCGGCATGGTCGAGTCGGTCGACATCGCGCCCGACGGCGTCGTGTCCGTGCGGGTGCTGCTCACCGTCGCCGGGTGCCCGTTGAAGGACAAGATCACCAACGACGTCACCAACGCCGTGGGCGCGCTCGACGGCGTGACCGGCGTGCGGCTGGACCTCGGTGTGATGAACGACGAGCAGCGGGCGGCGTTGCAGACCCAGCTCCGCGGCGGGCAGGCGGCGCGCGAGATCCCGTTCGCGCAGCCCGGGTCGCTGACCCGCGTCTACGCCGTCGCGTCCGGCAAGGGCGGCGTCGGCAAGTCCAGCGTCACCGCGAACCTCGCCGTCGCCATGGCCGCCTCCGGCTTGAAGGTCGGTGTCGTCGACGCGGACATCTACGGCTTCTCGATCCCGCGGATGCTCGGCGCCGTCGACCTGCGGCCGACGCAGGTCGAGTCGATGATCATGCCGCCGACCGCGCACGGCGTGAAGGTCATCTCGATCGGCATGTTCGTGCAGGGCAACCAGCCGGTCGTCTGGCGCGGGCCGATGCTGCACCGGGCGTTGCAGCAGTTCCTCTCGGACGTGTTCTGGGGCGACCTCGACGTCCTGCTCTGCGACCTGCCGCCGGGCACCGGCGACATCGCCATCTCCGTCGCGCAGCTCATCCCGAGCGCGGAGATCCTCGTCGTCACGACGCCGCAGCTCGCCGCCCGGGAGGTGGCGGAGCGCGCCGGCTCGATCGCCGTGCAGACCCGCCAGCGCCTCGCCGGCGTGGTCGAGAACATGGCCGGCCTCGCCTGCCCCCACTGCGGCGAGCACGTCGACGTGTTCGGCTCCGGCGGCGGCCAGGCCGTCGCCGACGCGCTGACGCGGACGGTCGGCGCGCCGGTGCCGTTGCTCGGGCAGGTGCCGATCGACGTACGGCTGCGCGAGGGCGGCGACAACGGCGTGCCGCTGGTGCTCGCCGACCCCGACACGGCCGCGGCGAAGGAGCTGCGGCGCATCGCCGAGCAGCTCGGCACCCGCCAGCGCGGGCTGGCCGGTCGCTCGCTCGGTCTCAGCCCGGCGTAG
- a CDS encoding YceI family protein, translating into MTTSTATGLEQLTGTYDIDASHSSLEFAAKHAMVTTVRGRFSDFSGVLHLDGADPEASRAEVTINVGSLDSRSDQRDEHLRGADFFDVEKYPRITFKSTRAARGKDDDEYRLWGDLTIKGVTREVELVLTFTGSAQDPWGGQRVGFEGHATVNRKDWGLTWNVALEAGGILVSDKVKLNLDIAAVKRAG; encoded by the coding sequence ATGACCACCAGCACCGCGACCGGCCTCGAGCAGCTCACGGGGACCTACGACATCGACGCCAGCCACTCGAGCCTCGAGTTCGCGGCGAAGCACGCGATGGTGACCACCGTCCGCGGCCGCTTCAGCGACTTCTCCGGCGTCCTGCACCTCGACGGCGCCGACCCGGAGGCCTCCCGCGCCGAGGTCACCATCAACGTCGGCAGCCTCGACAGCCGCAGCGACCAGCGCGACGAGCACCTTCGCGGCGCGGACTTCTTCGACGTCGAGAAGTACCCGCGGATCACGTTCAAGAGCACCCGCGCGGCGCGCGGCAAGGACGACGACGAGTACCGCCTCTGGGGCGACCTCACCATCAAGGGCGTCACCCGCGAGGTCGAGCTGGTGCTGACCTTCACCGGCTCGGCGCAGGACCCGTGGGGCGGCCAGCGCGTCGGCTTCGAGGGCCACGCCACCGTCAACCGCAAGGACTGGGGCCTGACCTGGAACGTCGCCCTGGAGGCCGGCGGCATCCTCGTCAGCGACAAGGTGAAGCTCAACCTCGACATCGCCGCCGTCAAGCGCGCCGGGTAA